The Halomonas sp. 7T genome contains a region encoding:
- a CDS encoding ABC transporter ATP-binding protein encodes MRLLRYAKGYRRQIITATMCSIINKLFDIAPEILIGVAIDVVVNQENSFVARLGFESPQEQITILALLTFFIWAGESLFEYLFQILWRNLAQRLQADMRQDTYEHAQRLDMAFFESKSSGQLVATMNDDVNQLERFLDGGANALIQVVVTVVAVGAVFFVLSPLIALLAFTPIPLIIWGAFFFQRKAGPLYSDVREKVGDLASRLSNNLSGIATIKSFTSEAREAERLRDASEAYVEANRRAIKVSSAFIPVIRMAILAGFLATFTVGGMMALNGSLNVGAYGVLVFLTQRLLWPLTGLAQVIDLFERAMASTKRILDLLEVPITVKDDSTTPLAAPVKGEVRFEAVSFQYETSQVGVNGVDLHVPAGNTLALVGATGSGKSTLIKLLLRFYDPASGRVLVDGQPITDVSMHSLRQAIGLVSQDVYLFEGSIRDNIAYGQPDADDAAIIDAAKTAEAWSFIETLPQGLDTPVGERGVRLSGGQRQRLSLARALLKDPPILVLDEATSAVDNETEAAIQRSLKRIAHGRTVIMIAHRLSTIVHADEIVVIEKGQVAERGTHASLLEANGHYAAQWRVQTGAAQAGDVEAFSH; translated from the coding sequence ATGCGCCTGCTGCGCTACGCCAAAGGCTATCGGCGGCAAATTATCACCGCCACGATGTGCTCAATTATCAACAAGCTGTTTGATATCGCCCCGGAAATCCTGATTGGCGTGGCCATCGACGTGGTGGTGAACCAGGAAAACAGCTTTGTGGCGCGGCTAGGGTTTGAATCCCCCCAGGAGCAGATCACCATCTTGGCGTTGCTCACCTTCTTTATTTGGGCGGGGGAGTCGCTGTTTGAGTACCTGTTCCAAATCCTCTGGCGCAACTTGGCCCAGCGGCTACAGGCGGATATGCGCCAAGACACCTACGAGCACGCCCAGCGCCTTGATATGGCGTTTTTCGAATCGAAAAGCTCTGGTCAACTCGTGGCCACCATGAACGACGACGTCAACCAGCTAGAGCGCTTTCTGGACGGCGGTGCCAACGCGTTGATTCAAGTGGTGGTTACGGTAGTGGCCGTAGGCGCGGTGTTCTTCGTGCTCTCGCCGCTCATCGCGCTGCTGGCGTTTACGCCGATTCCGCTGATTATTTGGGGCGCGTTCTTTTTCCAGCGCAAAGCCGGGCCGCTGTACAGCGACGTGCGCGAAAAAGTGGGCGATCTTGCCAGCCGTCTTTCTAACAACCTCAGCGGCATTGCCACCATTAAAAGCTTCACCAGCGAAGCGCGGGAAGCCGAGCGGCTGCGGGATGCCAGCGAAGCCTACGTAGAAGCCAACCGTCGTGCGATTAAAGTCAGCTCTGCGTTTATTCCGGTGATTCGCATGGCGATTCTGGCGGGCTTTCTTGCCACCTTTACCGTCGGCGGCATGATGGCGCTGAACGGCAGCCTCAACGTGGGCGCTTACGGCGTGCTGGTGTTCCTGACCCAGCGCCTGCTGTGGCCGCTTACAGGCCTTGCTCAGGTGATCGACCTGTTTGAGCGCGCCATGGCCAGCACCAAGCGGATTCTGGATTTGCTCGAAGTGCCGATTACCGTGAAGGACGACAGCACCACGCCATTGGCGGCCCCCGTGAAAGGCGAGGTGCGTTTCGAGGCGGTGAGTTTCCAGTATGAGACGAGCCAAGTAGGCGTAAACGGCGTGGACCTGCACGTGCCCGCGGGCAATACGCTGGCGCTGGTGGGGGCCACCGGCTCGGGTAAGTCGACGCTTATCAAACTGCTGCTGCGTTTTTACGACCCCGCCAGCGGGCGTGTGCTGGTAGACGGGCAGCCTATCACCGACGTAAGCATGCACTCACTTCGCCAAGCCATTGGGTTAGTCAGCCAGGACGTGTACCTGTTTGAAGGCAGTATTCGCGACAACATTGCCTACGGCCAGCCGGATGCCGACGATGCCGCGATTATCGACGCCGCCAAAACCGCTGAAGCCTGGAGCTTTATTGAAACGCTGCCGCAAGGGCTGGATACACCGGTGGGTGAGCGGGGCGTGCGCCTTTCCGGTGGCCAACGCCAGCGGCTTTCACTGGCGCGGGCGCTGTTAAAAGACCCGCCGATTCTAGTGCTGGATGAAGCCACCAGCGCGGTAGATAACGAAACCGAAGCGGCCATTCAGCGCTCGCTAAAACGCATCGCCCACGGCCGCACGGTGATCATGATTGCCCACCGGCTCTCCACCATTGTGCACGCCGACGAGATTGTGGTGATTGAAAAAGGCCAAGTGGCCGAGCGCGGCACCCACGCCAGCCTGCTAGAGGCCAACGGCCACTACGCCGCCCAGTGGCGAGTACAAACCGGTGCCGCCCAAGCAGGCGATGTAGAAGCGTTTAGCCACTAA
- a CDS encoding ABC transporter ATP-binding protein, protein MNILPTLSTDALSMSYGHRQVIRELGVSLPSGQVTAIVGPNGCGKSTLLSGLARLHTPDSGAVLLNGHDIAQMPARKLATKLALLPQEAVAPEGLTVTELIRFGRQPHQGWLRQWSSEDQQVVMYALAAAGLEALADRPLEALSGGQRQRAWIAMTIAQQTPLLLLDEPTSALDLGHQIEVFELVRDLACHGRTVVMVLHDLASACRYADHLIAMRDGQIIAQGAPADVVTPALVRELYQVECTLLLDPDTGSPLLANVRRVAQPA, encoded by the coding sequence ATGAACATATTACCCACGCTTTCCACCGATGCGCTCAGCATGAGCTACGGCCATCGCCAAGTGATTCGCGAGCTGGGGGTAAGCCTGCCCAGCGGACAGGTGACCGCCATCGTTGGCCCCAACGGCTGCGGTAAATCCACGCTGCTTTCCGGGCTTGCCCGCCTGCACACCCCCGACAGCGGAGCTGTGCTGCTCAATGGCCACGACATCGCCCAAATGCCTGCCCGCAAGCTTGCCACCAAGCTGGCGCTGCTGCCCCAAGAGGCGGTCGCCCCGGAAGGGCTGACCGTTACCGAGCTGATTCGCTTTGGCCGCCAGCCTCACCAGGGCTGGCTGCGCCAGTGGTCGTCGGAAGATCAACAGGTGGTAATGTATGCCCTGGCCGCCGCTGGGCTGGAAGCACTGGCCGACCGGCCGCTAGAGGCGCTCTCCGGCGGCCAGCGACAGCGTGCTTGGATCGCCATGACCATCGCTCAGCAAACGCCGCTTTTGCTACTCGACGAGCCCACCTCCGCGTTAGACTTAGGCCATCAAATTGAGGTGTTCGAACTGGTGCGCGACTTGGCCTGCCACGGCCGCACGGTGGTAATGGTGCTACACGACCTAGCCAGCGCCTGCCGCTACGCCGACCATCTGATTGCCATGCGCGATGGGCAGATTATTGCCCAGGGCGCGCCCGCTGACGTGGTGACGCCCGCGCTGGTGCGGGAGCTGTATCAGGTGGAGTGTACGCTGCTGCTCGACCCCGATACGGGAAGCCCCTTACTGGCCAACGTGCGCCGGGTGGCACAGCCCGCTTAA
- a CDS encoding FecCD family ABC transporter permease produces the protein MKITAKQLLSGVALPHTSTAYHESTSAQAVAAPQGYWRAALPRYGVSVLLEKRAVAVNMGLSAALLAACVLYLSLGSVTLSPSAVVASLVGQGDSITTFMVQQLRLPRLIAACFTGAAFALAGVLMQTLARNRLATPGIIGIDNGATAFAVASIVGLGVGIAPPAMALAGATTAAVLTFGLAAGSGTQGYRFIVAGIGVGAVFGAVTQLMLARVAIDTANAAYPWTVGSLNARPASAVRLLGIGLALGLVASLALARSLTLLRFKDAIASGLGTAVKARRLQVLLLSVVLTALAVAVAGPVGLVALIGPEIARSLSSARHVPILAATLAGALVMVLADLAGRTLFAPIEIPVGIVTAVVGGPWLLWLLMRPQRSRP, from the coding sequence ATGAAAATAACGGCAAAACAGTTGCTCAGTGGTGTGGCGCTGCCCCACACCTCCACGGCTTATCATGAAAGCACGAGTGCCCAGGCGGTGGCTGCCCCGCAGGGCTACTGGCGTGCCGCGCTGCCCCGCTATGGGGTGAGCGTGCTGTTGGAAAAGCGCGCCGTGGCGGTGAACATGGGGCTTAGCGCCGCGCTGCTGGCCGCCTGCGTGCTCTATTTAAGCCTGGGGAGCGTGACGCTTTCTCCGAGTGCGGTGGTGGCTTCTCTAGTGGGGCAGGGCGATAGCATAACGACGTTTATGGTGCAGCAGCTGCGCCTGCCGCGCCTCATCGCCGCCTGCTTCACCGGGGCCGCCTTTGCGCTGGCCGGGGTACTGATGCAAACCCTGGCCCGCAACCGTTTGGCGACGCCTGGCATTATCGGGATTGATAACGGTGCCACCGCCTTTGCGGTTGCCTCGATTGTTGGGTTAGGCGTAGGGATTGCCCCGCCTGCCATGGCGCTGGCAGGCGCGACTACCGCCGCCGTGCTCACCTTTGGCCTAGCCGCAGGCAGCGGCACCCAGGGCTATCGTTTTATTGTGGCGGGCATCGGGGTGGGCGCCGTATTTGGCGCGGTGACGCAGCTAATGCTGGCGCGGGTAGCGATTGATACCGCCAACGCTGCCTACCCCTGGACCGTTGGTTCCCTCAATGCCCGCCCGGCAAGCGCAGTACGGCTACTGGGTATTGGCTTGGCGCTTGGGCTGGTGGCCTCGCTGGCGCTGGCCCGCTCGCTCACGCTGCTGCGCTTTAAGGATGCCATCGCCAGTGGCTTGGGCACCGCGGTGAAAGCGCGGCGGCTTCAGGTGCTGTTACTGTCAGTAGTACTCACCGCGCTGGCCGTTGCCGTGGCGGGGCCGGTTGGGTTGGTAGCGCTGATTGGCCCTGAAATTGCCCGCTCGCTCTCTAGCGCCCGCCATGTTCCCATTCTGGCCGCCACGCTGGCGGGGGCGTTAGTGATGGTGCTGGCGGATTTAGCGGGCCGCACGCTGTTTGCCCCCATCGAGATCCCCGTAGGGATTGTGACCGCCGTGGTAGGTGGCCCCTGGCTACTCTGGCTATTAATGCGCCCGCAACGGAGCCGCCCATGA
- a CDS encoding Crp/Fnr family transcriptional regulator — translation MLKTRNFQQNSLLGMLPEEELNRLLPHLEKITLTLGQSLCESGQQMSHVYFPIDSIVSLLCVMENGASTEIAVVGHEGVVGVSLFMGGETTPSRAIVQSAGQAYRLKGQLLKNEFYRAGPMQRLLLRYTQALLTQMAQTAVCNRHHCVDQQLCRWLLLSLDRLPGDKLIMTQELIANMLGVRREGVTEAAGKLQRAGLISYNRGHITVTDRHALEARVCECYAVVKAEYDRLLNHHEVM, via the coding sequence ATGCTTAAAACGCGTAACTTTCAGCAGAACTCGCTGCTTGGCATGCTGCCAGAAGAGGAGCTGAATCGCCTATTGCCGCATTTGGAGAAGATTACCCTGACGTTAGGCCAATCGCTATGCGAATCAGGCCAGCAAATGAGCCACGTCTACTTTCCAATTGATTCCATCGTCTCGCTGCTGTGCGTGATGGAAAATGGAGCCTCAACGGAGATTGCCGTGGTAGGCCATGAAGGGGTCGTCGGTGTTTCGCTATTTATGGGGGGAGAAACGACCCCCAGCCGGGCCATCGTGCAGAGCGCTGGGCAAGCGTATCGACTCAAGGGCCAGCTGCTAAAAAACGAGTTCTACCGCGCTGGGCCGATGCAGCGTTTGCTACTGCGCTACACCCAAGCGCTATTAACGCAGATGGCGCAGACAGCCGTGTGCAACCGCCACCACTGCGTTGACCAGCAACTCTGCCGCTGGCTGCTGCTCAGTCTTGACCGGCTACCGGGAGATAAACTGATCATGACCCAAGAGTTGATCGCCAACATGCTGGGCGTACGTCGTGAAGGAGTGACCGAAGCCGCTGGTAAGCTGCAGAGGGCGGGGCTTATTTCCTATAACCGTGGCCATATCACGGTGACCGATAGGCATGCGCTGGAGGCACGTGTATGCGAATGTTACGCGGTGGTTAAAGCCGAGTATGACCGCCTACTCAATCACCATGAGGTGATGTAA